The Pyxidicoccus sp. MSG2 DNA segment ACGCGGGCACGGCTGCGCCGAGGATCGTCCATCTGGGGGAACACCTCCGACGCGTTGAGCTTCACGTGCACGGGGCCCTTCAGCACCTCGCGTCCATCCGCCGTGACGACCTGGAGCGCCCGCACGGGCACGTCTGCCTTCAGCGCGAAGGGCGGCTCACTCGCGAGTTGGAGCTGGAGCTGCAGTCCCAGACGTTCCGCCGTCGCACGGAGCCCGGAGGCACGGACGTCCAGGGCATCCACCATTCCGGACAGCGCGACGTCTCCCGAGACCCTGATGGGCGAGGAGAGGTCTGGCCGCAGTTGGTGGGCCTTCAGCTCGAAGGAGGCCTTCGGGATACGAAGCGCGGTGGGCCCACCGACAGCGAGCCCCGTGAGCGCGACTGTGAGCTGAGCGGCGAACCCCTTCGGGGAGTCTGGGGTCGCCACCAGCGAGACGCTGCCACCGCCGAGTGCCACCCGGAGCTCGTCTTGAGCGAGCTGAAGCTCCGCGACGTCGACGTCCAGGCCGAGTCTGCCCTGGTCTCCCAGCTGCGGCATGTCGCTGAGCGTGACCTCCCGGGCGTCCAGGTGCACCTTGCCGCGCTCGACCGAGAACGGACGCCAATCGGCGGGGACCCATTGCAGCAGCTTCCCGAGGTCCACATCCGCCAGGGCCCGTGTCAGAACGGGCGGCACTTCCTCCGCATCCGGAAGCACCAGCTGCGCTTGCACCTCGGTGCTGTCGGCAAGCCGGGTGCGCTCCAGCTCGAGCGCGATGTGTTGCTTCTCACCGTCGAACTTCGCCGACGCCGCGCCGTGAAGCAGCTCGCGGAGCGTGAACCGCGAATCGAAGGTCTGTCGCGCGACATCGAGGTCCACCTGCGCGCGCGCGGCCGACGCCCCCACCTCCGCGGAGAGGACCAGCTCCAGCGCGGCCAGGGCCGGCGGAATGGCAGGGCCCTCGCGGCTCAGCTCCAGCGGAAGCGGCACGCCCGTCCTGCCCAGCTGCGCGAGGAGCTTCCAGCCATCGTCCTGATGCTTCGCTTCGACGTTGGCTGCGAGCCCACGCAGGGACCCGCGCTCGAGCACTTCACCGTTGCGAACGCGGACGTAGCTCAACGACACGCCCGACACTTCGATCTTGCCGACGGGAGGCGCGGAGGCCAGGAGCGCAGCGGCTTGCCGGGAGGCTCCGAGTGGCTCTTCCATGGACGGCGGCTCGGGGGGCTTTGCGCCCGTCAAACCCGTGAGTGACGTGGTTCCCTGTTCGTCGGTCACCAGGGTCATGGCCACGTCCTGGATGGCCACCCGCTCGAGAAGGGTGGGCCCGCTCAGCAGGGAGCCAGGCGACCACTGCGCCTCCAGCTTGCCGACGCGGAGCAGCTCGGGCGCGACGCTCTGGAACGGCGGCGGTGTCCGCACGACCAGCCCTTCCAGTCGCAGGCCCGAGAGCACGTCGACCCGGGCTGTCTGGTAGTCCAGCTGCAGCCCCGTGTCCGTTTCCACCCGGGAGACGATGCGCTGTTTCAGCCAGGGGCGGTCGAGGTTGTGGAGGACAGCCACCGTCGCGACCAGCACCAGCACGGGGGCCGCGACGAGCACCAGGAGCACGCCTGCGATGATTCGAGTCAACCGCCGGCGAGGTCGTCCGGATCCGGGGGATTCCATGGTGTGCGGCCGGGAGCGCGCGGCCCCACCGTCCTACCATGTGGCAGAAGCGGGTTTCAATCGACGGAGCAGCCGGGCGCCAGGTCCGTTCGCGCTCACCGTGACTTGCGCTTCAGCTCCCGCGCGGGAATCCCCGCAATCACTGCTCCGGGCTCCACGTCGGCCGTCACCACCGCGTTTGCCCCAATCACCGCCCCGTCACCCACCGTCACGGGACCGAGAATCTGTGCGCCCACGCCGACGTAGACGTTGCGTCCAATCCGCGGCGCACCCACCACGCCGGGCTTCGGCTCCACGCTGACGTTCTGCGACAGGAAGCTGCCCTCGCCAATCTCCACTCCGGGCGCCACCACCACGCCCATGCCGCCGTAGCCCAGTTCCACGCTCGCATGGAGCTCTGCCGCCAGGTCCACGTGACACTGGTGCATGCGCGTGCCCACCGCGGCCACCACGTCCGGCAGCACCGGCACATGCCATGTCTTCAGCCGCTTCGCGGCCCGGTAGAAGGTCAGCGCCGTCGGACCCATTTCCCCACCATTCTCCGGGCCACGGGGGCCCAGCGGAACTTCGCCCGGTACATCGCACGGCCCCTCAGCGAGTTCCGGTAGATGAACAGCCAGTGGTGCGGACGCACCGTGTCCGTCCACTCCCGCTTGAAGGGCGCGTCGTCCCCCAGCAAATCCAGCTCCGTCACCCCACGGCCGATGCAGTCCTGGATGAGCCCTTCCGTCAGCAATTGCCCCGGGCTCACCTCCGCGAAGCGCTCGTCGTAGCCCGGCTTCATCGCCAGGTACCGGCCGCCGTACTCCAGGCCGTACTGGAACGCGACGGCCTGCGTGCCCAGCCGCAGGTAGTACAGCCCCAGCCAGCCGGCCTTCGCCGCCACCTCCGCCAGGTCCGAGTAGAACGCCAGCCGCTTCCGGCTCTGCGCAATCGCCGTCCCGCGCTGCGCCTTCCAGCCGCTGCGCTCCAGCGCGAAGCCCTCCTCCAGTCGCTCCGCCAGGCGCTCTCCGCCCGTCACCCGCTCCAGCGTCACCCGACCGCGCTCCTCCAGTCGGCGGCGTCGACGGCGCAGCGGCTTGGACTGCCGTCCCCGCTCGCGCTGCCATGTGTCCACCGAGTCCGGCAGCAGCGCATACGGCGAGCGTGCGCTCTCCCACGTCCCGCAGGGCATTCCCACCCGGCGCGCCGCCGCGAGCACCGCGAAGGCCGCGCCGCCGTCGGGCACGTCCGCCAGCCGCAGCACGTCCCAGCTCGGGTCCTTCATCAGGTGCGCCAGGAACGCAGTCCCCGCGCGGCGCGGGTCCTCCGCCAGCAAGTCGAAGCGGCACGAGTGCTTGTTCGTCAGCGACAGCAACTGTCGCACGGGCATCCCGTACTGCTGCCCCCGCTGCGCGCGCAGCGGCAGCACCGCCACCAGCCGGCCCTCCGCGTCACGCCCCGTCAGGATGCGCAGCCATCCCTCCGGCGCGAAGTGCCGCAGCCAGCAGCGAAGGAACTCGTGCCGGTAGAAGACCTGGTCGTCCGTGCGCGACACCAGGTCATTCCACTCCGACTCCAGCGCGTCGAATCCGGAGAGGTCGCGCACCTCGCTCACGCGCATCGCCTGGCGCGCGTAGAACAGCGCGCGCCGCCGGGCACCCGGTGTGGTCTCGTTGTGCCCCGGTCCTCCGACTCCGACGCGTGTGCCCGGTGGCACACTCGCGACGCCGGGAGCATCCGGGGTGGGAAGCTCCTCCATGAAATTCCCTCCTCAGGTTGTCGCGACGCCGCCGGCTCAGTTCGCCGGATCCCCCGCGTCGTCCACCGGTGCACGTGGCACCGGTGCCTCCTGGCCCGCTGGCTCCCGCTCCTCGCGAGGCTTCGCGTGCCCCCCCTCCAACGACGGCCTCGGTGCCGTCACCACCTGGGTGTTCGCGCCGTGCGTGGGCCCTGGTACTGGCACCGCCACGTCGCCGCGATTCGCACCCAAGGCCTTGTCGAACACGTCCCGCAGCGGCTGCGGAGCCACCGGCTCCCGCACCTCGGGCAGTGTGGGCGCCGGCAGCGCGGGCGACTCTTCCGGCTTGCCCGAGCCGAAGCCCGAGAACAGCCAGCCGCCCTTCTGCCGCTCGTACAGCTTGCGAGTCTCCAGCGCCGCCCGCGCGTGCGACACGCGGCCGCTCACCAGGTCCTCCAGCAACATCTCGCTCAGCCGGCGCCGCTGCACGCTGTCCAGGTAGTCGAACACCTTCTCCACCTTGCGTGTGACGGACTGCATGAAGGTCGCCGTCCCCGTGTGCTTCAGCGCCGCGAGCTTCGCCTCGTGCGTGGCTCGCGCCTTCTCGGCCAGGCGCCGCAGCCGCTCCGCTTCCTCCGGAGTCTGGGCACTCAGCGCCAGCCGCGGTAGCGCCACCCGCGCCAGCCCCGCGTCCACCAGCCCGGAGTCCGCGAACGTCTCCAGTGATTCCAGGGCACGCCGCCGCGGCTCGGACGAGCCCTTCTGAAGGGCCTCCAGCGCCGAGCCCACCCTGTCCAGCGCCAGCCACCGGTACACCCAGTCCAGGCCCGTGCCCTTGATGTTCTGCGCGCCCATGATGCTCACGCCCAGGCCCGGCGGGACGGCCCGCGCGCACGCGTCGATGACCTGGTCGCCCGTCGCTCCCTCGTCGTTCACCGGGACGAGCTGCTCCAGGTACATGTCCCGGTACGCGTCGCGGAACTTCCGGTGGAAGGCCGCCACCTCGTCAGCGTCCGCGCCCGCGCGGGGCAGCGCCGCCTTGAGCCGCGCGTGCACCACCAGCCGTGCCAGCGTGTACAGCGCGTGCTCGCACACCTCGTCCTTCGTCGCCGGGGCCAGCACCTCCGGCATCGACGCGTCCTCGCGCACCGGCTCCACGCGCAGCGCCGCGTCCAGCAGCGGCCCCACCTCTCGCTCCAGCGCGGAGCGCACCTTCGCCACCGCGACGTGCTCGTCCGGCGTGCTCAGCGCCGACTCCACCGCGGCCACCAACTCCGGCGTGCGCACGGCGGTGAGCCCCGCGCCCTTCGCGTACAGCTTCAGGCGCTCGAAGAAGGCCTGGGGCGTGGGACGCGGAATCTTCAGTCGCGCCAGCTCGCGCGTGAGGCGCACCTCGGCACGGCTCGCGTCCCCGCCGTCGACGAGGTCCTCCGCGGCGACGACCTCCATGCGCTGGAGGTGTCGGTCCAGCGCGTCACGCACGTACTTCTGGAGGCCCTCCAG contains these protein-coding regions:
- a CDS encoding serine O-acetyltransferase, encoding MGPTALTFYRAAKRLKTWHVPVLPDVVAAVGTRMHQCHVDLAAELHASVELGYGGMGVVVAPGVEIGEGSFLSQNVSVEPKPGVVGAPRIGRNVYVGVGAQILGPVTVGDGAVIGANAVVTADVEPGAVIAGIPARELKRKSR
- a CDS encoding GNAT family N-acetyltransferase, which translates into the protein MEELPTPDAPGVASVPPGTRVGVGGPGHNETTPGARRRALFYARQAMRVSEVRDLSGFDALESEWNDLVSRTDDQVFYRHEFLRCWLRHFAPEGWLRILTGRDAEGRLVAVLPLRAQRGQQYGMPVRQLLSLTNKHSCRFDLLAEDPRRAGTAFLAHLMKDPSWDVLRLADVPDGGAAFAVLAAARRVGMPCGTWESARSPYALLPDSVDTWQRERGRQSKPLRRRRRRLEERGRVTLERVTGGERLAERLEEGFALERSGWKAQRGTAIAQSRKRLAFYSDLAEVAAKAGWLGLYYLRLGTQAVAFQYGLEYGGRYLAMKPGYDERFAEVSPGQLLTEGLIQDCIGRGVTELDLLGDDAPFKREWTDTVRPHHWLFIYRNSLRGRAMYRAKFRWAPVARRMVGKWVRRR